The Streptomyces achromogenes DNA segment ACCGGCGACGCCAAGTTCCGCAGGCGCTCCGAGGCGCGGGTGCGGGAGCTGCGCGAGCAGGCCGGCACGGTGTTCCTGGTGAGCCACAGCAACCAGTCGATCAGGGACACCTGCGACCGCGTGCTCTGGCTGGAACGCGGTGAACTGCGCCTGGACGGGCCGACGGAAGAGGTCCTGCGGGAGTACGAGAAGTTCTCGGGCAAGTAGGCCGTGCGCCGGGGCCCCGCCGGAACTGTCCGGCGGGGCCCCGCGTCTGCAAAAGAAGCGTCAACTCCCCTCCGCGCAAGGAATCTTGACGCCGATCGGTGTGTTGTTGTGATGTGCAGAACACCCCCTGCGCACCGCGCTGCGTTGTACGACGTAAGCTGGACCGGTCCCGAAACGAGTCAAGTGGGGCGATAACGCTCAGTGCCACGGCCGAAGCCTCGCGCCGACGTGCGGGCGGCGTGTCCGAAATAGTGTGTATTGGGTCGGCAGTGTAGAACGGGAGATGTGACGGCATTGGCTACGGAAACTCCCCAGCTCAGCGCAGGCCGCGCCGTTTCCGCAGCGGGCGGCCGGGGATGACGGCGTCCGCCGCGCCACGTACCGGCGACCCGGTGGACGGCACCCTGGCCAAGGCCGCGCACGAGAACTTCCCCGTGGCCCCCTTCTTCCTGCCCCGGGCCTGGCGTGACGACCTCATGGCCGTGTACGGCTTCGCCCGTCTCGTCGACGACATCGGCGACGGAGACCTCGCGCGGGGCGGCGCCGACGCCCGGCTGCTCGGCGTGCCGGCCGCCGAGGCGGCGGACCGCATGGTCCTGCTGGACGCGTTCGAGGCCGATCTGCGACGGGTCTTCGACGGCACGCCCCGGCACCCCCTGCTGCGCCGCCTCCAGCCGGCCGTCCGCCGCCGCGCGCTCGGTCCCGAGCCCTTCCTCGGTCTGATCGCCGCCAACCGGCAGGACCAGCTCGTCACCCGCTACGAGACCTACGACGACCTCCTCGCCTACTGCGAGCTGTCCGCCAACCCCGTGGGCCGCCTGGTCCTCGCCGTCACCGGCGCCTCGACCCCCGAGCGGATCCGCCTCTCCGACGCGATCTGCACCGCACTGCAGATCGTCGAACACCTGCAGGACGTGACCGAGGACCTCGGCCGCGACCGTGTCTACCTGCCCGCCGCGGACATGAAGCGCTTTCACGTCCGGGAGGCGGACCTCGCCGTGACGACCGCGGGCGCGTCGGTACGCGCACTGGTCGCCTACGAGGCGCAACGCGCGCGCGATCTCCTGAATGAAGGCGCCCCCTTGGTGGGTAGCGTCCACGGCAGGCTGAGACTGCTGCTCGCGGGGTTCGTGGCGGGAGGAAGGGCGGCGATCCGAGCGATCGCCGCCGCCGAGTACGACGTACTTCCCGGCCCGCCCAAGCCCGGCAAGCTCCAGTTGCTGCGCGAGGTGGGCGTGACCCTGCGAGGAGAGGGGTGATCCGGACCGTGGAGTCGTCCGCGCACGTGTCCGCACCGGTACTCGCCGCCTACAGCTACTGCGAGACCGTCACCGGACAGCAGGCCCGCAACTTCGCGTACGGGATCCGGCTGCTGCCCACGCCCGAACGCCGCGCGATGTCGGCGCTCTACGCCTTCTCGCGCCGCGTCGACGACATCGGCGACGGCGCGCTGGACGGCGACGTCAAGAACGCCCGGCTCGAGGACACCAGGGCGCTGCTCACCCGCGTCCGCGCGGGCGAGGTCGAGGAGGACGACACCGACCCCGTCGCGGTCGCCCTCGCGCACACGGCCCGGGCCTTCCCGGTCCCGCTGGGCGGTCTGGACGAGCTGATCGACGGCGTGCTGATGGACGTGCGCGGCGAGACGTACGAGACCTGGGACGACCTGAAGGTGTACTGCCGCTGTGTGGCGGGCGCCATCGGGCGGCTCTCCCTCGGTGTGTTCGGCACCCAGCCGGGGGCGCGTGGCGCCGAGCGCGCGCCGGAGTACGCCGACACGCTCGGGCTCGCACTCCAGCTCACGAACATCCTCAGGGACGTCCGTGAGGACGCGGCGGGGGGCCGGACCTATCTGCCCGCCGACGACCTCGCCAAGTTCGGCTGTTCGGCCGGGTTCGACGGCCCCAAGCCGCCGGAGGGCTCCGACTTCGCGGGTCTCGTCCACTTCGAGGTGCGGCGGGCCCGCGCCCTGTTCGCCGAGGGCTACCGGCTGCTGCCCATGCTCGACCGGCGCAGCGGCGCCTGCGTCGCCGCCATGGCCGGCATCTACCGTCGGCTCCTCGACCGCATCGAGCGCGACCCCGGGGCCGTGCTGCGCGGCCGCGTCTCGCTGCCCGGCCGGGAGAAGGCCTATGTCGCCGTGCGCGGCCTGTCGGGCCTGGACGCCCGGCACGTGTCGCGACGGAGCGTCAGGAGGCACGCCTGATGGACGTGCCGGGCGACGACGGGAACCGCGGTGACGCCACCGAAGAAAAGCGGTGGGCAACCCTCCGGTGCGGCGCGGCGTCCCTGACTGCGACGGCCTGCGGTGCAGCATTCAAGCGCCATGGTCGGCCCGCACAGAAGGGTGCACGATGAACGACGAGCAGCTCGCGGACGCCGCGCACACGCCCGAACCCGCGGGACGCACCGCCGTCGTCGTCGGGGGCGGGCTGGCCGGAGTCACCGCCGCGCTCGCGCTCGCCGACGCGGGCGTGCGCGTCACCCTGCTCGAGGGCCGGCCCCGGCTCGGCGGCCTCGCCTTCTCCTTCCGGCGCGGCGAACTGACCGTCGACAACGGACAGCACGTCTACCTGCGCTGCTGCACCGCCTACCGGTGGTTCCTCGACCGCATCGACGGCAGCGCGCTGGCACCGCTGCAGAATCGTCTCGATGTGCCCGTCGTCGACGTCGACAAGCCCGAGGGGCGGCGGCTCGGCAGGTTGCGCCGCGACCCGCTGCCGGTGCCCCTGCACCTGGGGCGCAGCCTCGCCGCGTACCCGCACCTCTCGCTCGCCGAACGCGCCAAGGTGGGCCGCGCCGCACTCGCCCTCAAGGGCCTCGACCTCGCCGATCCGGCCCTGGACGCCCAGGACTTCGGCAGCTGGCTGACCGCGCACGGACAGTCGGCGCGCGCCGTCGAGGCCCTGTGGGACCTGGTCGGGGTCGCCACCCTCAACGCGGTCGCCGGCGACTGCTCGCTGGGGCTCGCCGCGATGGTGTTCAAGACCGGCCTGCTGTCCGACCCGGGGGCGGCCGACATCGGCTGGGCGCACGTCCCGCTGGGCGAGCTGCACGACCGGCTGGCCCGCAGGGCGCTCGACGCCGCGGGCGTGCGCACCGAGGTCCGCGCCCGCGTCACCTCCCTCGCACAGGGCGACGACGGGACCTGGCGCGTGCGGGTTCCCGGCGCGACGCTCCGCACGGACGCCGTCGTGCTCGCCGTACCGCAGCGCGAGGCCTACGACCTGCTGCCCGACGGAGCGCTCCACGACGCCCGGCGACTGCTCGAGATCGGCACCGCGCCCATCCTCAACGTGCACGTCGTCTACGACCGCGAGGTGCTCGACGCGCCCTTCTTCGCGGCCCTCGGCACCCCCGTGCAGTGGGTGTTCGACCGCACCCACGCCTCCGGACTGCGCGCGGGCCAGTACCTCGCCCTCTCCCAGTCCGCCGCGCAGGACGAGATCGACGAGCCCGTCGCCGCCCTGCGCGAGCGCTACCTGCCCGAGCTGCGACGGCTGCTGCCGGGCGCTCGCCGGGCCGAGGTGAAGGACTTCTTCGTGACCAGGGAGCGGACCGCCACGTTCGCCCCCGCCCCCGGCGTCGGACGGCTACGTCCCGGCGCCCGCACCGAAGCACCCGGCCTGTACCTGGCCGGAGCGTGGACCGCCACAGGGTGGCCCGCGACCATGGAGAGTGCGGTCCGCAGCGGTGTGAGTGCGGCGGACGCCGCGCTCGGCGCGCTGGGCCGGCCCCGACCCCGCCGCCTGTTCGCCTTCGAGGAAGCGGCCCACTGCATCGCCTCGGGGGGCGACCCCCGCACCCCCGGCAGACAGCCGGAGGGAACCGGCGTGCCCCTGCGAGGTGGGACCCGGTGACGTTCGATCAGCATGGCTCGGCACACCCCCGCACCCCCTCCGGTAACGCGACAAGAGGAGAATCTGTGCCCACTGTGCCCCCGGCCACGTCGGCCGTCCGGCGGACCGCGGTGGACGTGACCGCGCTCCTGGAGCGCGGCCGCACCCTGGCCACACCGGTGCTGCGGGCGGCCGTCGACCGTCTGGCGCCGCCCATGGACACGGTCGCCGCCTACCACTTCGGCTGGATCGACGCGCAGGGCAACCCGACCGACGGCGACGGCGGCAAGGCGGTGCGCCCCGCGCTCGCCGTGCTCTCCGCGGAGGTCGCCGGGGCCGCTCCCGAGGCCGGCGTCCCCGGCGCGGTCGCCGTGGAGCTGGTCCACAACTTCTCGCTCCTGCACGACGACCTGATGGACGGCGACGAACAGCGCCGGCACCGCGACACCGTCTGGAAGGTGCACGGCCCCGCCCAGGCCATCCTGGTCGGCGACGCCCTGTTCGCCCTCGCCAACGAGATCCTGCTGGAACTCGGCACCGTGGAGGCCGGCCGCGCCACGCGCCGGCTGACCACCGCCACCCGCGCCCTCATCGACGGTCAGGCCCAGGACATCTCCTACGAACACCGCGACCGGGTCAGCGTCGAGGAGTGCCTGGAGATGGAGGGCAACAAGACCGGCGCCCTGCTGGCCTGCGCCAGCTCCATCGGCGCGGTGCTCGGCGGGGCCGACGAGCGCACCGCGGACACCCTGGAGAAATACGGCCACCACCTCGGCCTCGCCTTCCAGGCCGTCGACGACCTCCTCGGCATCTGGGGCGACCCGGAGGCCACCGGCAAGCAGACCTGGAGCGACCTGCGCCAGCGCAAGAAGTCGCTGCCCGTGGTGGCCGCCCTCGCCGCGGGCGGTCCCGCCTCCGAGCGGCTCGGCGAGATCCTCGCCGCGGACGCCAAGAGCAGCGACTTCGACAACTTCTCCGAGGAGGAGTTCGCGGCCCGGGCCGCCCTGATCGAGGAGGCGGGCGGCCGCGAGTGGACCGCCGGGGAGGCACGCCGGCAGCACGCCGTCGCCATCGAGGCCCTGAACGCCGTGGACATGCCCGAGCCGGTGCGGGAGCGGTTCACGGCGCTCGCCGACTTCGTCGTCGTACGAAAGAGATGATCACTATCGGTCGAATAGCCCTCGCGTAGTCGCCGGCCGGTGTGCGAGGAGAGAGAGCACCGGCCGACGGCGGACCCACAGCAGACGCAACGCCATGCACACTGCACGAAGGGGAAGCCATGACAGCGACGACCGACGGAAGCACCGGGGCGGCCCTGCCGCCCCGGGCTGCCGCGGCCAGCGAAACCGCCCTCACCGTCCCCGTGGCGGCCGGGGTACAAGAAGCCGCCGCCCGCGCCACGCAACGCGCCACCGACTTCCTGCTCGCCCGGCAGGACGCCGAGGGCTGGTGGAAGGGCGACCTCGAGACGAACGTCACGATGGACGCCGAGGACCTGCTGCTCCGCCAGTTCCTGGGCATCCGCGACGAGGCCACCACCCGGGCCACCGCGCTCTTCGTCCGTGGCGAGCAGCGTGAGGACGGCACCTGGGCGACCTTCTACGGCGGCCCGCCCGACCTCTCCGCCACCGTCGAGGCGTACGTCGCCCTGCGGCTGGCCGGCGACGAACCCGACGCGCCCCACATGGCCCGGGCCTCCGCCTGGATCCGCGACCAGGGGGGCATCGCGGCCGCCCGGGTCTTCACCCGGATCTGGCTGGCCCTGTTCGGCTGGTGGAAGTGGGAGGACCTGCCCGAACTGCCGCCCGAGCTGTTGTTCTTCCCCAGATGGTTTCCGCTGAGCATCTACAACTTCGGCTGCTGGGGCCGCCAGACGATCGTGCCGCTCACCGTCGTCTCGGCGAAGCGCCCGGTGCGCCCGGCGCCGTTCCCGCTCGACGAGCTGCACACCGACCCGGCGAACCCGAACCCGCCCCGACCGCTTGCCCCCGTGAACAGCTGGGACGGCCTCTTCCAGCGGCTCGACAAGGTGGTGCGCGGTTACCGGCGGGTCGCGGTGCGCAGGTTGCGCAGGGCGGCTCTGAACTCCGCCGCCCGGTGGATCGTCGAGCGTCAGGAGAACGACGGCTGCTGGGGCGGTATCCAGCCGCCCGCCGTGTACTCGGTCATCGCCCTGCACCTGATCGGCTACGACCTCGGACACCCCGTGATGCGGGCCGGGCTGCGGTCGCTCGACCGTTACGCGGTGTGGCGCGAGGACGGCGCCCGGATGATCGAGGCCTGCCAGTCACCGGTGTGGGACACCTGCCTGGCGACCATCGCGCTGGCCGACGCGGGAGTGCCCGCCGACCATCCGCAACTGGTCAAGGCCGCCGACTGGATGCTCGGCGAGCAGGTCGTGCGCCCCGGCGACTGGTCGGTGCGACGGCCTCAACTGCCGCCCGGCGGTTGGGCGTTCGAGTTCCACAACGACAACTACCCGGACATCGACGACACCGCCGAGGTGGTGCTCGCCCTGCGCCGGGTCGCACACCACGACCCGGAGCGGATGGACCGCGCCATCGCGCGCGGTGTGCGGTGGAACCTCGGGATGCAGTCGAAGAACGGCGCGTGGGGGGCCTTCGACGTCGACAACACCAGCCCGTTCCCCGACCGGCTGCCGTTCTGCGACTTCGGCGAGGTCATCGATCCGCCGTCCGCCGACGTCACCGCCCACGTGGTCGAGATGCTGGCCGTCGAGGGGCTCTCGCACGACCCGCGCACCCGGCGCGGCATCACCTGGCTGCTGGCCGAACAGGAGCCGGAGGGCTCGTGGTTCGGACGTTGGGGCGTCAACTACGTCTACGGCACCGGGTCGGTGGTACCCGCCCTCACCGCGGCCGGACTGTCCCCACAGCATCCCGCGATCCGCCGGGCGGTGGCCTGGCTGGAACGGGTGCAGAACGACGACGGCGGCTGGGGCGAGGACCTGCGCTCCTACCGGGACCCCGTCCGCTGGAGCGGCCGGGGCGCCTCGACGGCCTCGCAGACCGCGTGGGCCCTGATGGCGCTGCTGGCGGCGGGGGAGCGGGACTCCCAGGCCGTCGAACGCGGTGTCGCCTGGCTGGCGGCGACACAGCGGGAGGACGGC contains these protein-coding regions:
- the hpnC gene encoding squalene synthase HpnC: MTASAAPRTGDPVDGTLAKAAHENFPVAPFFLPRAWRDDLMAVYGFARLVDDIGDGDLARGGADARLLGVPAAEAADRMVLLDAFEADLRRVFDGTPRHPLLRRLQPAVRRRALGPEPFLGLIAANRQDQLVTRYETYDDLLAYCELSANPVGRLVLAVTGASTPERIRLSDAICTALQIVEHLQDVTEDLGRDRVYLPAADMKRFHVREADLAVTTAGASVRALVAYEAQRARDLLNEGAPLVGSVHGRLRLLLAGFVAGGRAAIRAIAAAEYDVLPGPPKPGKLQLLREVGVTLRGEG
- the hpnD gene encoding presqualene diphosphate synthase HpnD, with translation MIRTVESSAHVSAPVLAAYSYCETVTGQQARNFAYGIRLLPTPERRAMSALYAFSRRVDDIGDGALDGDVKNARLEDTRALLTRVRAGEVEEDDTDPVAVALAHTARAFPVPLGGLDELIDGVLMDVRGETYETWDDLKVYCRCVAGAIGRLSLGVFGTQPGARGAERAPEYADTLGLALQLTNILRDVREDAAGGRTYLPADDLAKFGCSAGFDGPKPPEGSDFAGLVHFEVRRARALFAEGYRLLPMLDRRSGACVAAMAGIYRRLLDRIERDPGAVLRGRVSLPGREKAYVAVRGLSGLDARHVSRRSVRRHA
- a CDS encoding DUF6380 family protein: MDVPGDDGNRGDATEEKRWATLRCGAASLTATACGAAFKRHGRPAQKGAR
- the hpnE gene encoding hydroxysqualene dehydroxylase HpnE gives rise to the protein MNDEQLADAAHTPEPAGRTAVVVGGGLAGVTAALALADAGVRVTLLEGRPRLGGLAFSFRRGELTVDNGQHVYLRCCTAYRWFLDRIDGSALAPLQNRLDVPVVDVDKPEGRRLGRLRRDPLPVPLHLGRSLAAYPHLSLAERAKVGRAALALKGLDLADPALDAQDFGSWLTAHGQSARAVEALWDLVGVATLNAVAGDCSLGLAAMVFKTGLLSDPGAADIGWAHVPLGELHDRLARRALDAAGVRTEVRARVTSLAQGDDGTWRVRVPGATLRTDAVVLAVPQREAYDLLPDGALHDARRLLEIGTAPILNVHVVYDREVLDAPFFAALGTPVQWVFDRTHASGLRAGQYLALSQSAAQDEIDEPVAALRERYLPELRRLLPGARRAEVKDFFVTRERTATFAPAPGVGRLRPGARTEAPGLYLAGAWTATGWPATMESAVRSGVSAADAALGALGRPRPRRLFAFEEAAHCIASGGDPRTPGRQPEGTGVPLRGGTR
- a CDS encoding polyprenyl synthetase family protein, which encodes MPPATSAVRRTAVDVTALLERGRTLATPVLRAAVDRLAPPMDTVAAYHFGWIDAQGNPTDGDGGKAVRPALAVLSAEVAGAAPEAGVPGAVAVELVHNFSLLHDDLMDGDEQRRHRDTVWKVHGPAQAILVGDALFALANEILLELGTVEAGRATRRLTTATRALIDGQAQDISYEHRDRVSVEECLEMEGNKTGALLACASSIGAVLGGADERTADTLEKYGHHLGLAFQAVDDLLGIWGDPEATGKQTWSDLRQRKKSLPVVAALAAGGPASERLGEILAADAKSSDFDNFSEEEFAARAALIEEAGGREWTAGEARRQHAVAIEALNAVDMPEPVRERFTALADFVVVRKR
- the shc gene encoding squalene--hopene cyclase, with translation MTATTDGSTGAALPPRAAAASETALTVPVAAGVQEAAARATQRATDFLLARQDAEGWWKGDLETNVTMDAEDLLLRQFLGIRDEATTRATALFVRGEQREDGTWATFYGGPPDLSATVEAYVALRLAGDEPDAPHMARASAWIRDQGGIAAARVFTRIWLALFGWWKWEDLPELPPELLFFPRWFPLSIYNFGCWGRQTIVPLTVVSAKRPVRPAPFPLDELHTDPANPNPPRPLAPVNSWDGLFQRLDKVVRGYRRVAVRRLRRAALNSAARWIVERQENDGCWGGIQPPAVYSVIALHLIGYDLGHPVMRAGLRSLDRYAVWREDGARMIEACQSPVWDTCLATIALADAGVPADHPQLVKAADWMLGEQVVRPGDWSVRRPQLPPGGWAFEFHNDNYPDIDDTAEVVLALRRVAHHDPERMDRAIARGVRWNLGMQSKNGAWGAFDVDNTSPFPDRLPFCDFGEVIDPPSADVTAHVVEMLAVEGLSHDPRTRRGITWLLAEQEPEGSWFGRWGVNYVYGTGSVVPALTAAGLSPQHPAIRRAVAWLERVQNDDGGWGEDLRSYRDPVRWSGRGASTASQTAWALMALLAAGERDSQAVERGVAWLAATQREDGSWDEPYFTGTGFPWDFSINYHLYRQVFPLTALGRYLHGEPFSKKPSPHAVSVEAEGS